In Oncorhynchus tshawytscha isolate Ot180627B linkage group LG28, Otsh_v2.0, whole genome shotgun sequence, a genomic segment contains:
- the si:dkey-127k13.1 gene encoding PWWP domain-containing DNA repair factor 3B isoform X1: MNSPEDSSSSSTQKTSVWADQQTATAQLGVIPPSPTHCFGDGEGTSSAIPAETPVSTNPSCPSQTLVSPPKKRIAEKGTFASQPQGERRKRGRPRKHKKPQTDTEHHIHQAQSPTATHPCLQPEDQTEAVTLTPSSPVIPEDRCQSPEATFEPPCLALDLQSLNKGQSKNGPHLSSASVGQGDLTGPNVLTTGSITATGIFISKCAKEQRTLCQSPQNLTDGRKAAKKSQIHKVDQPQETVTNGENTSKPLPTIKVGQENCLTQKTGQKRKYTKKSQSHKVGQPRDTDQSQESETVRNGGNTSIKSPTHKIDWSHETVRKRTYTKKSQTPKFDQSQEESVTKKKKGSKISPTHKGEQSQEMVTKRKYTKKTQRHKGDKETVRNGKKTTMKSPTHQLDQSQELVTKRKKVSKISSTHKVDHSQETVKKRKYTKKSQTQEIDQSQSPETGKNTSMKSLTNKVIKVASKKSQSHTVEQSLGIDQSQETVRKRNYTKKSQKHKEDSHETVRNGEKTSKKSQKHKVELRDTKQSQEETVKNRKYTKKSKTHKVDSGVLSLLPVLSADLSLNLSSPTFSSTGLPKRKYTKKSQTLKVDSDVPSSLIVLSADLSSSLQSSRSPTRSPSGIPFSPNTPKKVRGRPQRVQQQLFLSSTPGPHPRSSTGTDNPLSASLSHLGLGPQNASPITPWKLLELSPLEKTHLALPGSKPRGRPRVRPKNSATVKGVKTQGGKKKVKAAAEGGSQTFSSEEGPPAKLRRRSRKGQTAEGAGLQSGYTTSTEPRSRPRFELQESDSPDTDTGDASLSSDLSIELSVQEDRVTSLTLEEEEEQDDEEDLPSFLNNTKPLSITEGICVWCKFRSYPFWPAMVKSVNRKLKKASIVFIDDLLFDKKRIRKGFSVSLKTLKPFDCEEADQLVCKAREKYDAAIKWCLALIADYRIRIGCGFTGSFIEYFSDDISCPVRRCYPRGTSDLTFPSKLILEEQYVTSDPEGDDQEGSKRQEEERRRKLLPDRSKAARNRANEKLVDFVVRQRRVETRLLGVISGQQQSKWLRWFLAASRSVVDTYLEDEEQLDQVYQYLRGVYETAPLTAPCLADVDLIRLVLDVLLPEAIIYAIAGVDELSLVKAEDKYLKGPCLSKREREEFDAMIEQQMKTKASIRQHPAH, translated from the exons ATGAATTCTCCAGAGGACAGTTCTTCCTCTTCCACACAGAAGACCTCGGTTTGGGCCGACCAGCAGACAGCCACTGCACAGCTGGGAGTTATCCCTCCGTCTCCCACACACTGCTTTGGGGATGGGGAAGGAACCAGCTCTGCTATCCCAGCTGAAACACCTGTTTCAACCAACCCTTCTTGCCCATCTCAAACACTTGTTTCACCCCCAAAAAAGAGGATCGCAGAGAAAGGAACCTTTGCATCACAGCCACAGGGTGAACGTCGCAAGAGGGGTAGGCCACGCAAACACAAGAAACCCCAGACTGACACAGAACACCATATCCACCAGGCCCAGTCCCCGACAGCTACACATCCATGTTTACAGCCAGAGGACCAAACAGAGGCTGTGACACTGACACCCAGCTCACCTGTGATACCTGAGGACAGGTGTCAGTCACCTGAGGCCACCTTTGAACCACCATGCCTTGCCTTGGACTTACAGAGCCTCAATAAGGGACAGAGTAAGAATGGGCCCCATCTCTCCAGTGCTTCTGTTGGACAAGGAGACCTAACAGGCCCTAATGTTCTAACCACTGGTAGTATCACTGCCACTGGGATATTTATAAGTAAATGTGCCAAAGAGCAAAGGACTCTGTGCCAGTCACCACAGAATCTGACGGATGGGAGAAAGGCGGCAAAAAAATCACAAATTCATAAGGTCGATCAGCCACAGGAGACCGTGACAAATGGGGAAAATACATCTAAACCCTTACCGACTATTAAGGTAGGACAGGAGAATTGCCTGACACAAAAGACTGGGCAAAAAAGGAAATATACAAAAAAATCACAGAGCCATAAGGTAGGCCAGCCAAGGGACACTGACCAGTCACAggagagtgagacagtgagaaATGGGGGAAATACATCTATAAAATCACCAACCCATAAGATAGACTGGTCACATGAGACGGTGAGAAAGAGGACATATACAAAAAAATCTCAGACCCCTAAGTTTGACCAGTCACAGGAGGAGTCTGTAACAAAAAAGAAAAAGGGCTCTAAAATATCTCCAACCCATAAGGGAGAGCAGTCACAAGAGATGGTAACAAAGAGGAAATATACCAAAAAAACACAGCGCCATAAGGGAGACAAGGAGACTGTGAGAAATGGGAAAAAGACAACTATGAAATCACCAACACACCAGCTAGACCAGTCACAAGAGTTGGTAACAAAAAGGAAAAAGGTGTCTAAAATATCTTCAACCCACAAGGTAGACCACTCACAAGAAACTGTGAAAAAGAGGAAATATACAAAAAAATCACAGACCCAGGAGATTGACCAGTCACAATCCCCAGAGACTGGAAAAAATACATCTATGAAATCGCTGACGAATAAGGTAATCAAGGTGGCATCGAAAAAATCACAAAGCCATACCGTAGAACAGTCACTAGGGATTGACCAATCACAAGAGACCGTGAGAAAGAGGAACTACACAAAAAAATCTCAGAAGCATAAGGAGGACTCACATGAGACTGTGAGAAATGGGGAAAAGACATCCAAAAAATCGCAGAAGCATAAGGTAGAGTTACGAGACACGAAACAGTCACAGGAGGAGACTGTAAAAAATAGGAAATATACTAAGAAATCAAAGACCCACAAGGTAGACTCGGGAGTCCTCTCCTTACTCCCTGTGTTATCTGCAGACCTCTCCCTCAACCTTTCCTCTCCCACATTCAGCTCTACTGGGCTTCCAAAgagaaaatatacaaaaaaatcaCAGACCCTCAAGGTAGACTCCGATGTCCCATCCTCACTCATTGTACTGTCTGCAGACCTCTCCTCCAGCCTGCAGAGTAGCCGCTCTCCTACTCGCAGCCCTTCTGGCATCCCCTTCTCACCAAACACGCCTAAGAAAGTCCGAGGCAGACCTCAGCGGGTCCAGCAGCAGCTCTTTCTTAGCTCCACGCCAGGCCCTCACCCCAGATCCTCCACAGGAACAGACaaccccctctctgcctccctgtctcacTTGGGACTGGGCCCACAGAACGCCTCACCCATCACCCCCTGGAAGCTGTTGGAACTAAGCCCTCTGGAGAAG ACACACTTAGCTTTACCCGGTAGTAAACCTCGGGGTAGACCCAGAGTTAGGCCAAAGAACTCGGCTACAGTGAAGGGAGTGAAAACTCAGGGTGGTAAGAAGAAGGTGAAGGCTGCAGCAGAGGGAGGGTCCCAGACCTTCAGCTCTGAGGAAGGCCCCCCAGCCAAACTCAGACGTAGAAGCAGGAAAGGccagacagcagagggagctggCCTGCAGAGCGGTTACACTACCAGCACTGAGCCACGCTCCAGACCCAGGTTTGAGCTGCAGGAGTCAGACtcaccagacacagacacaggagatGCCTCCCTGTCCTCAGACCTCTCCATCGAGTTAAGCGTACAGGAAGACCGTGTAACATCACTGACTcttgaagaggaggaagagcaaGACGATGAGGAAGATCTGCCCAGTTTCTTAAATAACACAA AGCCACTGTCCATAACGGAAGGAATATGTGTTTGGTGCAAATTTAGAAGCTATCCTTTCTGGCCGGCAATG GTGAAGAGTGTGAACCGTAAGCTGAAGAAGGCCAGCATTGTGTTTATTGATGACCTGCTGTTTGACAAAAAGAGGATACGAAAAGG CTTTTCTGTGTCCCTAAAAACATTGAAGCCTTTTGACTGTGAAGAGGCTGATCAGCTAGTG TGTAAAGCCAGAGAGaagtatgatgctgccatcaaATGGTGTCTGGCGTTGATAGCCGACTATAGAATCCGTATCG GGTGCGGCTTCACCGGTTCCTTCATTGAATACTTTTCTGATGACATAA GCTGCCCAGTGAGAAGGTGCTACCCCCGGGGCACCTCAGACCTCACCTTCCCCAGTAAGCTAATTCTGGAGGAGCAGTATGTAACCTCTGACCCGGAAGGGGACGATCAGGAGGGCAGCAAacggcaggaggaggagaggaggaggaagctgCTGCCTGACCGTTCCAAGGCTGCACGTAACCGTGCCAACGAGAAACTGGTGGACTTCGTCGTCAGGCAGCGCCGGGTGGAGACACGCCTTCTA ggTGTAATCAGTGGTCAGCAGCAGTCTAAGTGGCTGCGTTGGTTCCTGGCAGCCAGTCGGTCAGTTGTGGACACGTACCTGGAGGACGAAGAGCAGCTGGACCAGGTGTACCAGTACCTGAGAGGGGTGTACGAGACCGCCCCCCTCACCGCACCCTGTCTGGCCGATGTAGACCTCATCCGCTTGGTACTGGACGTGCTGTTACCAGAG GCTATTATCTATGCCATAGCTGGAGTGGACGAGTTGTCACTGGTGAAGGCAGAAGACAAATACCTGAAAGGGCCCTGTCTGAGTAAAAG ggaaagagaggagtttGATGCGATGATCGAGCAGCAGATGAAGAC
- the si:dkey-127k13.1 gene encoding uncharacterized protein si:dkey-127k13.1 isoform X2, with product MNSPEDSSSSSTQKTSVWADQQTATAQLGVIPPSPTHCFGDGEGTSSAIPAETPVSTNPSCPSQTLVSPPKKRIAEKGTFASQPQGERRKRGRPRKHKKPQTDTEHHIHQAQSPTATHPCLQPEDQTEAVTLTPSSPVIPEDRCQSPEATFEPPCLALDLQSLNKGQSKNGPHLSSASVGQGDLTGPNVLTTGSITATGIFISKCAKEQRTLCQSPQNLTDGRKAAKKSQIHKVDQPQETVTNGENTSKPLPTIKVGQENCLTQKTGQKRKYTKKSQSHKVGQPRDTDQSQESETVRNGGNTSIKSPTHKIDWSHETVRKRTYTKKSQTPKFDQSQEESVTKKKKGSKISPTHKGEQSQEMVTKRKYTKKTQRHKGDKETVRNGKKTTMKSPTHQLDQSQELVTKRKKVSKISSTHKVDHSQETVKKRKYTKKSQTQEIDQSQSPETGKNTSMKSLTNKVIKVASKKSQSHTVEQSLGIDQSQETVRKRNYTKKSQKHKEDSHETVRNGEKTSKKSQKHKVELRDTKQSQEETVKNRKYTKKSKTHKVDSGVLSLLPVLSADLSLNLSSPTFSSTGLPKRKYTKKSQTLKVDSDVPSSLIVLSADLSSSLQSSRSPTRSPSGIPFSPNTPKKVRGRPQRVQQQLFLSSTPGPHPRSSTGTDNPLSASLSHLGLGPQNASPITPWKLLELSPLEKTHLALPGSKPRGRPRVRPKNSATVKGVKTQGGKKKVKAAAEGGSQTFSSEEGPPAKLRRRSRKGQTAEGAGLQSGYTTSTEPRSRPRFELQESDSPDTDTGDASLSSDLSIELSVQEDRVTSLTLEEEEEQDDEEDLPSFLNNTKPLSITEGICVWCKFRSYPFWPAMVKSVNRKLKKASIVFIDDLLFDKKRIRKGFSVSLKTLKPFDCEEADQLVDNLRPATRTADETSMATGRLEKCALHG from the exons ATGAATTCTCCAGAGGACAGTTCTTCCTCTTCCACACAGAAGACCTCGGTTTGGGCCGACCAGCAGACAGCCACTGCACAGCTGGGAGTTATCCCTCCGTCTCCCACACACTGCTTTGGGGATGGGGAAGGAACCAGCTCTGCTATCCCAGCTGAAACACCTGTTTCAACCAACCCTTCTTGCCCATCTCAAACACTTGTTTCACCCCCAAAAAAGAGGATCGCAGAGAAAGGAACCTTTGCATCACAGCCACAGGGTGAACGTCGCAAGAGGGGTAGGCCACGCAAACACAAGAAACCCCAGACTGACACAGAACACCATATCCACCAGGCCCAGTCCCCGACAGCTACACATCCATGTTTACAGCCAGAGGACCAAACAGAGGCTGTGACACTGACACCCAGCTCACCTGTGATACCTGAGGACAGGTGTCAGTCACCTGAGGCCACCTTTGAACCACCATGCCTTGCCTTGGACTTACAGAGCCTCAATAAGGGACAGAGTAAGAATGGGCCCCATCTCTCCAGTGCTTCTGTTGGACAAGGAGACCTAACAGGCCCTAATGTTCTAACCACTGGTAGTATCACTGCCACTGGGATATTTATAAGTAAATGTGCCAAAGAGCAAAGGACTCTGTGCCAGTCACCACAGAATCTGACGGATGGGAGAAAGGCGGCAAAAAAATCACAAATTCATAAGGTCGATCAGCCACAGGAGACCGTGACAAATGGGGAAAATACATCTAAACCCTTACCGACTATTAAGGTAGGACAGGAGAATTGCCTGACACAAAAGACTGGGCAAAAAAGGAAATATACAAAAAAATCACAGAGCCATAAGGTAGGCCAGCCAAGGGACACTGACCAGTCACAggagagtgagacagtgagaaATGGGGGAAATACATCTATAAAATCACCAACCCATAAGATAGACTGGTCACATGAGACGGTGAGAAAGAGGACATATACAAAAAAATCTCAGACCCCTAAGTTTGACCAGTCACAGGAGGAGTCTGTAACAAAAAAGAAAAAGGGCTCTAAAATATCTCCAACCCATAAGGGAGAGCAGTCACAAGAGATGGTAACAAAGAGGAAATATACCAAAAAAACACAGCGCCATAAGGGAGACAAGGAGACTGTGAGAAATGGGAAAAAGACAACTATGAAATCACCAACACACCAGCTAGACCAGTCACAAGAGTTGGTAACAAAAAGGAAAAAGGTGTCTAAAATATCTTCAACCCACAAGGTAGACCACTCACAAGAAACTGTGAAAAAGAGGAAATATACAAAAAAATCACAGACCCAGGAGATTGACCAGTCACAATCCCCAGAGACTGGAAAAAATACATCTATGAAATCGCTGACGAATAAGGTAATCAAGGTGGCATCGAAAAAATCACAAAGCCATACCGTAGAACAGTCACTAGGGATTGACCAATCACAAGAGACCGTGAGAAAGAGGAACTACACAAAAAAATCTCAGAAGCATAAGGAGGACTCACATGAGACTGTGAGAAATGGGGAAAAGACATCCAAAAAATCGCAGAAGCATAAGGTAGAGTTACGAGACACGAAACAGTCACAGGAGGAGACTGTAAAAAATAGGAAATATACTAAGAAATCAAAGACCCACAAGGTAGACTCGGGAGTCCTCTCCTTACTCCCTGTGTTATCTGCAGACCTCTCCCTCAACCTTTCCTCTCCCACATTCAGCTCTACTGGGCTTCCAAAgagaaaatatacaaaaaaatcaCAGACCCTCAAGGTAGACTCCGATGTCCCATCCTCACTCATTGTACTGTCTGCAGACCTCTCCTCCAGCCTGCAGAGTAGCCGCTCTCCTACTCGCAGCCCTTCTGGCATCCCCTTCTCACCAAACACGCCTAAGAAAGTCCGAGGCAGACCTCAGCGGGTCCAGCAGCAGCTCTTTCTTAGCTCCACGCCAGGCCCTCACCCCAGATCCTCCACAGGAACAGACaaccccctctctgcctccctgtctcacTTGGGACTGGGCCCACAGAACGCCTCACCCATCACCCCCTGGAAGCTGTTGGAACTAAGCCCTCTGGAGAAG ACACACTTAGCTTTACCCGGTAGTAAACCTCGGGGTAGACCCAGAGTTAGGCCAAAGAACTCGGCTACAGTGAAGGGAGTGAAAACTCAGGGTGGTAAGAAGAAGGTGAAGGCTGCAGCAGAGGGAGGGTCCCAGACCTTCAGCTCTGAGGAAGGCCCCCCAGCCAAACTCAGACGTAGAAGCAGGAAAGGccagacagcagagggagctggCCTGCAGAGCGGTTACACTACCAGCACTGAGCCACGCTCCAGACCCAGGTTTGAGCTGCAGGAGTCAGACtcaccagacacagacacaggagatGCCTCCCTGTCCTCAGACCTCTCCATCGAGTTAAGCGTACAGGAAGACCGTGTAACATCACTGACTcttgaagaggaggaagagcaaGACGATGAGGAAGATCTGCCCAGTTTCTTAAATAACACAA AGCCACTGTCCATAACGGAAGGAATATGTGTTTGGTGCAAATTTAGAAGCTATCCTTTCTGGCCGGCAATG GTGAAGAGTGTGAACCGTAAGCTGAAGAAGGCCAGCATTGTGTTTATTGATGACCTGCTGTTTGACAAAAAGAGGATACGAAAAGG CTTTTCTGTGTCCCTAAAAACATTGAAGCCTTTTGACTGTGAAGAGGCTGATCAGCTAGTG gataatctgagaccagccacccggacagctgatgaaacttcgatggccactggcaggctggagaaatgtgctcttcaTGGGTGA
- the si:dkey-127k13.1 gene encoding PWWP domain-containing DNA repair factor 3A isoform X3: MYLSSSLQSSRSPTRSPSGIPFSPNTPKKVRGRPQRVQQQLFLSSTPGPHPRSSTGTDNPLSASLSHLGLGPQNASPITPWKLLELSPLEKTHLALPGSKPRGRPRVRPKNSATVKGVKTQGGKKKVKAAAEGGSQTFSSEEGPPAKLRRRSRKGQTAEGAGLQSGYTTSTEPRSRPRFELQESDSPDTDTGDASLSSDLSIELSVQEDRVTSLTLEEEEEQDDEEDLPSFLNNTKPLSITEGICVWCKFRSYPFWPAMVKSVNRKLKKASIVFIDDLLFDKKRIRKGFSVSLKTLKPFDCEEADQLVCKAREKYDAAIKWCLALIADYRIRIGCGFTGSFIEYFSDDISCPVRRCYPRGTSDLTFPSKLILEEQYVTSDPEGDDQEGSKRQEEERRRKLLPDRSKAARNRANEKLVDFVVRQRRVETRLLGVISGQQQSKWLRWFLAASRSVVDTYLEDEEQLDQVYQYLRGVYETAPLTAPCLADVDLIRLVLDVLLPEAIIYAIAGVDELSLVKAEDKYLKGPCLSKREREEFDAMIEQQMKTKASIRQHPAH; the protein is encoded by the exons atgt ACCTCTCCTCCAGCCTGCAGAGTAGCCGCTCTCCTACTCGCAGCCCTTCTGGCATCCCCTTCTCACCAAACACGCCTAAGAAAGTCCGAGGCAGACCTCAGCGGGTCCAGCAGCAGCTCTTTCTTAGCTCCACGCCAGGCCCTCACCCCAGATCCTCCACAGGAACAGACaaccccctctctgcctccctgtctcacTTGGGACTGGGCCCACAGAACGCCTCACCCATCACCCCCTGGAAGCTGTTGGAACTAAGCCCTCTGGAGAAG ACACACTTAGCTTTACCCGGTAGTAAACCTCGGGGTAGACCCAGAGTTAGGCCAAAGAACTCGGCTACAGTGAAGGGAGTGAAAACTCAGGGTGGTAAGAAGAAGGTGAAGGCTGCAGCAGAGGGAGGGTCCCAGACCTTCAGCTCTGAGGAAGGCCCCCCAGCCAAACTCAGACGTAGAAGCAGGAAAGGccagacagcagagggagctggCCTGCAGAGCGGTTACACTACCAGCACTGAGCCACGCTCCAGACCCAGGTTTGAGCTGCAGGAGTCAGACtcaccagacacagacacaggagatGCCTCCCTGTCCTCAGACCTCTCCATCGAGTTAAGCGTACAGGAAGACCGTGTAACATCACTGACTcttgaagaggaggaagagcaaGACGATGAGGAAGATCTGCCCAGTTTCTTAAATAACACAA AGCCACTGTCCATAACGGAAGGAATATGTGTTTGGTGCAAATTTAGAAGCTATCCTTTCTGGCCGGCAATG GTGAAGAGTGTGAACCGTAAGCTGAAGAAGGCCAGCATTGTGTTTATTGATGACCTGCTGTTTGACAAAAAGAGGATACGAAAAGG CTTTTCTGTGTCCCTAAAAACATTGAAGCCTTTTGACTGTGAAGAGGCTGATCAGCTAGTG TGTAAAGCCAGAGAGaagtatgatgctgccatcaaATGGTGTCTGGCGTTGATAGCCGACTATAGAATCCGTATCG GGTGCGGCTTCACCGGTTCCTTCATTGAATACTTTTCTGATGACATAA GCTGCCCAGTGAGAAGGTGCTACCCCCGGGGCACCTCAGACCTCACCTTCCCCAGTAAGCTAATTCTGGAGGAGCAGTATGTAACCTCTGACCCGGAAGGGGACGATCAGGAGGGCAGCAAacggcaggaggaggagaggaggaggaagctgCTGCCTGACCGTTCCAAGGCTGCACGTAACCGTGCCAACGAGAAACTGGTGGACTTCGTCGTCAGGCAGCGCCGGGTGGAGACACGCCTTCTA ggTGTAATCAGTGGTCAGCAGCAGTCTAAGTGGCTGCGTTGGTTCCTGGCAGCCAGTCGGTCAGTTGTGGACACGTACCTGGAGGACGAAGAGCAGCTGGACCAGGTGTACCAGTACCTGAGAGGGGTGTACGAGACCGCCCCCCTCACCGCACCCTGTCTGGCCGATGTAGACCTCATCCGCTTGGTACTGGACGTGCTGTTACCAGAG GCTATTATCTATGCCATAGCTGGAGTGGACGAGTTGTCACTGGTGAAGGCAGAAGACAAATACCTGAAAGGGCCCTGTCTGAGTAAAAG ggaaagagaggagtttGATGCGATGATCGAGCAGCAGATGAAGAC